In Deltaproteobacteria bacterium, the genomic stretch CTCACCGGCGTGCTCGACACCGCCCTGCCGGTGGGGCGCCATCCCCTGGAGGTGGTGACCCCGGGCGGCGCGCTGCTGCGCCTGGACGACGCCCTGGAGGTGCTCGACTCCCGGCGCCCCACGGTGACGATCCTCGACCCGGGGGGCGCGGATCAGGTCCACCCGGGGGAGACGATCCGGGTGCGGATGCGGGGGGAGGACGACGAGCGCCTCGCCGCCCTGGAGCTGGGCAGCTGCCTGGGAGACGCCAGCGGCTGCGCGCCGCTCGATCCCCTGCGCCGGGACCTGCCGGCGGGGCTGACCACCCGGGAGGAGGCCTTCGATCTCGTCGTGGACGCGGCGGCGAGCGAGGGGCAGGTCCTGGTGATCGAGGCCCACGCCGAGGACGGGGAGGGGAACCGCTCCACCGCGCGGGTGCGGGTGCCGGTGCTGGAGGCGGTCGCCCTCGACGCGATCGCGCCCGTCGAGGGAGGCGAGGCCGGCGGGACCCAGGTGACGATCACCGGCGCCGGCTTCGATCACCTGACCCGCTTCCTCGTCGGCCTGCAGAGCCAGCCGGCGACCCTGGTGGCCGTGCCGGCCGTGGTCGACGATCCCACCCGGGCGATCGTGACGATGCCCGCGGGGCAGGGGAGCGTGGATCTGGTGGCCGAGCGGGGCTCCGCCACCACCGTCCTCCTGGACGCCTACACCTACCGCCCCGGCCCCGCGATCATCGCGGTGGTGCCGCCCGTCGGGCGGGCCGATCTCGATCAGACCGTGCAGCTGCAGGGCCAGCGCCTGGCCGACGCGCCGGTCGAGGTCCGGGCGGACGGTACGCTCCTGCACCCGGCCTCCGTCGCGGCGAACCGCGTCGAGGTGGTGGTGCCGGCGGGCACCCCGGGGGACGCGACCCTCACGGTGCGCACCCTCTACGGCGAGGCCAGCGTCACCTACACCCGCCGCGGGGCGCCGGTGATCACCGGCCTCGAGCCCGACGGGGCCCCGGAGGCGGGCGGGATCGAGGTCTCGGTGCTCGGCTCCGGCTTCGTCGGCGACGGCTCCACCCGGATCGAGCTGGGCGGGATCTCGATCCAGCCCACGGCCCTCGCCGCCGATCGGCTCCGCTTCCTGGCGCCTCCCGGGGTGGGGGTGCAGTCCCTCCGGGTGGTCTCCGGCCAGCACCCCCCGAGCGACCTCCATCCCTTCCCCTATCATCCGCCGCCCTGCGTGGAGTCGCTTAGCCCCGACCAGGGGCCGACCGAGGGAGGGATGACCGTCACCCTCTCCGGGCGGGACTTCACGCCGACCACCACCGTCAGCCTGGGAGGCCGCGCCGTCTCCGCGACCTACGTCGACGAGGCCACCCTCCAGATCGTCACCCCCGCGACCACGAACGACGGCCCGGAGACCCTGGCGGTCGCTAGCCCCGAGGGCGGCCTGGGGACCTGCACCGTGGAGTACTGGCGCAACAACACGCCCCTGATCACGAACGTCGCGCCCACGGCGGTGCCCGCCGGGCAGGTCACCCGGGTCACCTTGTGGGGCTCGGACTTCCTGGACCCCGGCACCACCACCGTCACCTTCGGCGGCGTGCCCGGGACCGTCGTCTCCCAGGAGCCCGACCGGCTGGTGGTCGACGCGCCGGCCCAGCCCCCGGGCAGCGCTCCGATCACGGTCACCAGCGCTTACCAGAGCGACGGGGAGTGGCTCTTCTTCACCTACACGAGCGCGCCCGTCGTCACCGCGCTGACCCCGGCGGACGGCCCGACCTCCGGCGGGACGCTGGTCACCGTCACCGGCGGCGGCTTCGACTCCGCCAACACCTACGAGACGACGCTGGGCGGGACGACGGTGACCCTGACCTACCTCTCCCCGACCAGCCTCCAGCTCACCACGCCGCCGGGGGGGCCGGGGATCGCCGACTTCCCCCTGCGGGAGAACGGCACCGAGGTCTCCTCGCTCTTCCGGGGGTGGACCTACAACGCGGCGCCGAGCTGCTCGGGCATCGCCCCCGGGGGCGGCCCCCTCGAGGGGGGCGACACCCTCACCCTGACGGGCACGGGCTTCCGCGACGACGCGACCCTCACCGTCCTCTTCGGGACGATCCCGGCGGCCTCCACCACCTTCGTCGACGCGAGCCACCTCGAGGTCGTCTCGCCGGTGGGGGTGAGCGTGGGCGAGGTCGCGATCTCCATCGAGAGCGTCCGCCACGATCCCGGCGGCGGGTGCAGCTGGTACTGGGGCGCGCCCCGCCTCCACCTCGCCTCCCCCTCGGCCGGGGAGGCGCTCCCGGTCGGCAGGCCGATCGGGGTCGTGCTGGCGGCCACCGGCGCCGGCGATCCCATCGAGGCGCTCCGGGCCAGCATCGATCACGGCGCCATCGGCGCCAGCGTCGCCGTGCCCTCGCTGCTCGAGGCCGTCGAGGTGCTCGAGCTGACCATCGTCCCGGGCACCGCGCCGGGGACGCCGGTGAAGATCTACCCGCAGGTCCTCCTGGGCGGCGGGCGCCTCGTCAGCGGCGTCCCCCTGGAGGCCGTCGTGGAGAGCAGCGGCGTGCAGGGCGCGCTCGCCCTCGCGCCGGCCAGCCTCTCGCTGGTGCCCGGCGAGGTCGCGGGCCTGGAGCTGCGCGATCTCCACGGTGACGCGCCTCCCCGCGCCCTGGCCGCCGGGGACTACACCTGGGAGAGCCTCGGCCCCGCGGTGGAGGTCTCGAGCGAGGGCCTCGTCCGCGGCGTCCTCCCCGGGAGCGCGACGGTGATCGCCTGGGATCCCGCCAGCGGCCGCTCCGCCGCCGCCCGGATCGTCGTCGAGGAGCGGCGCACCCGCCTGGCGGCGGGCGACCTCCTCCTCGCCGTGGGGCAGGGCTTCACCCTGAGCTTCACCGACACCGACGCCTCCGGCACGGTCGACCTCTCCGCCGACGCGCTCACCTTCTGGGCCAGCTCGGATCCGGCGGTGGCCACGGTGGACGCGGTGGG encodes the following:
- a CDS encoding IPT/TIG domain-containing protein → MRPCFRAGLGSLLLLGLAALVGGCEPEQSSPVPALSGLTPERLPAGALATFVVRGENLLPGARVDLDEGTVTTLLESDPFVIRIGSVELASVTWVDAGTLTGVLDTALPVGRHPLEVVTPGGALLRLDDALEVLDSRRPTVTILDPGGADQVHPGETIRVRMRGEDDERLAALELGSCLGDASGCAPLDPLRRDLPAGLTTREEAFDLVVDAAASEGQVLVIEAHAEDGEGNRSTARVRVPVLEAVALDAIAPVEGGEAGGTQVTITGAGFDHLTRFLVGLQSQPATLVAVPAVVDDPTRAIVTMPAGQGSVDLVAERGSATTVLLDAYTYRPGPAIIAVVPPVGRADLDQTVQLQGQRLADAPVEVRADGTLLHPASVAANRVEVVVPAGTPGDATLTVRTLYGEASVTYTRRGAPVITGLEPDGAPEAGGIEVSVLGSGFVGDGSTRIELGGISIQPTALAADRLRFLAPPGVGVQSLRVVSGQHPPSDLHPFPYHPPPCVESLSPDQGPTEGGMTVTLSGRDFTPTTTVSLGGRAVSATYVDEATLQIVTPATTNDGPETLAVASPEGGLGTCTVEYWRNNTPLITNVAPTAVPAGQVTRVTLWGSDFLDPGTTTVTFGGVPGTVVSQEPDRLVVDAPAQPPGSAPITVTSAYQSDGEWLFFTYTSAPVVTALTPADGPTSGGTLVTVTGGGFDSANTYETTLGGTTVTLTYLSPTSLQLTTPPGGPGIADFPLRENGTEVSSLFRGWTYNAAPSCSGIAPGGGPLEGGDTLTLTGTGFRDDATLTVLFGTIPAASTTFVDASHLEVVSPVGVSVGEVAISIESVRHDPGGGCSWYWGAPRLHLASPSAGEALPVGRPIGVVLAATGAGDPIEALRASIDHGAIGASVAVPSLLEAVEVLELTIVPGTAPGTPVKIYPQVLLGGGRLVSGVPLEAVVESSGVQGALALAPASLSLVPGEVAGLELRDLHGDAPPRALAAGDYTWESLGPAVEVSSEGLVRGVLPGSATVIAWDPASGRSAAARIVVEERRTRLAAGDLLLAVGQGFTLSFTDTDASGTVDLSADALTFWASSDPAVATVDAVGAVLALAPGTTTISADYASGTLVASVEVRVGGAGAGEGVSLPAGTHLAGGTLALEGLDLAPGALLRAAGAACLRLELGAGGLTLPVGARIDTTSEPGILAEGSGWLPPTGGAGGAGLAAGGAGGDGSDGAGASDGLGASAGLGGS